Proteins from a genomic interval of Thermococcus celericrescens:
- a CDS encoding V-type ATP synthase subunit F, whose protein sequence is MKIAVLGDRDTALGFRLAGAHEVYSFEDTPLEIERLRNKLRELIERGDVGIILITERFAQKVEIPEVTLPIILQVPDKSGSRFGEEAIKEIVRRAIGVELKR, encoded by the coding sequence ATGAAGATAGCCGTGCTCGGGGACAGGGACACGGCGCTGGGGTTCAGACTCGCCGGCGCCCATGAGGTTTATTCCTTTGAGGACACGCCTCTCGAGATTGAGAGGCTCAGGAACAAGCTCAGGGAGCTTATCGAGAGGGGCGACGTGGGAATAATACTCATAACGGAGAGGTTCGCCCAGAAGGTTGAGATACCCGAGGTTACGCTTCCGATCATCCTTCAGGTGCCGGACAAGTCCGGCTCTAGGTTCGGCGAAGAGGCGATTAAGGAGATAGTTAGGAGGGCAATTGGTGTTGAGCTGAAGAGGTGA